The Deltaproteobacteria bacterium genome has a window encoding:
- a CDS encoding cobalamin B12-binding domain-containing protein, translating into MARIFLATPPHPAKERYGPLAAAGANLPSLGILSLAAVCEAAGHRVSLADAVAEGLSEEEVIARVAAFSPDVLGLSATTPVISRAGSLAGAVRKRFPGLFIVLGGPHATALPEGTLSAFPAFDAVVIGEGEAAFSELVSALSAKRPLSGVSGLALRANGAVTRTACRTMISDLDSLPFPAWHLLPGFPRAFRPAVFNYRKSPSAHCVTSRGCAGACTFCDRSVFGRTPRFHSAFYMAELSEMLVRRHGVRELVFEDDQFLADPERIETFCRILLDRRLNLDWSAAARAGSVRDAALLDLMKKAGCWRLSFGLESADEEVLTRACKGTSPDMMRRAVTLTRRTGMEAKGFFILGLPGETEESMARTISFAKSLPLCDCAVFFATPFPGTAIYDGKCPSPDFSSMNLLTPHPFSDGPDLEALVAAQRRFARAFYLRRGSMGRYLGRAIKSPKSLLRLLKAGAGFFKFTITAR; encoded by the coding sequence ATGGCGAGGATCTTCCTGGCAACGCCCCCGCATCCGGCGAAAGAGCGTTACGGCCCGCTTGCGGCAGCAGGGGCCAACCTGCCAAGCCTTGGGATTTTGTCCCTGGCTGCCGTGTGCGAGGCGGCGGGACACAGGGTGTCCCTGGCGGATGCCGTGGCGGAAGGCCTTTCCGAGGAGGAGGTCATCGCCCGCGTGGCGGCCTTTTCGCCGGACGTGCTGGGCCTTTCCGCCACCACCCCGGTCATTTCAAGGGCCGGGAGCCTGGCCGGAGCGGTCAGAAAGAGGTTTCCCGGCCTTTTTATCGTTCTGGGAGGCCCCCACGCCACGGCCCTCCCCGAAGGGACCCTGTCCGCCTTTCCCGCCTTCGACGCCGTTGTGATAGGTGAGGGCGAGGCCGCGTTTTCCGAGCTGGTATCCGCCCTTTCAGCAAAAAGGCCGCTTTCGGGCGTTTCTGGTCTGGCCCTTCGCGCAAACGGGGCCGTCACCCGCACAGCCTGCCGAACCATGATTTCCGATCTCGACTCCCTGCCGTTTCCGGCCTGGCATCTTCTGCCAGGCTTTCCACGGGCCTTCCGTCCGGCTGTGTTCAACTACCGTAAAAGCCCGTCGGCCCACTGCGTGACCAGCAGGGGATGCGCTGGAGCCTGCACCTTCTGCGACCGCTCGGTTTTCGGGCGGACACCCCGGTTCCACTCGGCCTTCTACATGGCAGAACTATCCGAGATGCTGGTGCGCCGGCACGGGGTGAGGGAGCTTGTTTTCGAGGACGACCAGTTTCTGGCCGACCCGGAAAGGATAGAGACTTTTTGCCGGATTCTTCTCGACAGGCGCTTGAACCTGGACTGGTCAGCCGCCGCAAGAGCGGGTTCGGTGAGGGATGCGGCGCTCCTCGATCTGATGAAAAAAGCGGGATGCTGGCGGCTTTCCTTCGGCCTGGAGTCGGCGGACGAGGAAGTCCTCACAAGGGCCTGCAAGGGGACCTCGCCCGATATGATGAGGCGGGCCGTCACCCTCACCAGGAGGACCGGGATGGAGGCCAAGGGCTTTTTCATCCTGGGCCTTCCGGGGGAAACCGAAGAGAGCATGGCCCGCACCATTTCCTTCGCAAAAAGCCTGCCCCTTTGCGATTGCGCCGTCTTTTTCGCCACGCCCTTTCCAGGCACCGCCATCTATGACGGAAAATGCCCGTCGCCAGATTTTTCCTCCATGAATCTTCTCACGCCCCACCCCTTTTCGGACGGGCCGGACCTGGAAGCACTGGTGGCGGCCCAGCGGAGATTCGCCCGCGCATTTTACTTGCGCCGGGGTTCAATGGGCAGGTACCTTGGCCGCGCCATCAAAAGCCCAAAAAGCCTGCTTCGGCTTTTGAAGGCCGGAGCCGGATTTTTCAAGTTCACCATAACAGCCCGTTGA
- a CDS encoding DoxX family membrane protein, which produces MSGKKTEWAGRLMALCLGVMFLVSGGAKVVDLSSFVREFSAYGIITGQPLALVSAWGLLALELALGAALVAGWRLRHSLYAAAALMLLFIVAVLWAWQAGTTEDCGCFGSLVKRSPSEGLVEDLAILAVIAISWLCVRKAPSDGSLPRFLVVVAAGLAGIFLPFAFGFSPSAVLNPPLPGAPLPAFVLSAPNSPDLHKGDYLLFVMETGCDHCRSDIPAVNEIARTPGLPQVVALCPNSPAEVVRFVSLFAPPFSLFMVSQQDFSALLGSAPTTPRYLLVRDGRILKNWDGRAPTIAELSAK; this is translated from the coding sequence ATGAGCGGAAAGAAGACGGAGTGGGCCGGAAGGCTCATGGCCTTGTGCCTTGGGGTGATGTTCCTGGTTTCGGGCGGAGCCAAGGTGGTTGACCTCTCCTCTTTCGTGAGGGAGTTTTCGGCCTACGGCATCATCACCGGCCAACCCCTGGCCCTGGTTTCCGCCTGGGGCCTGCTGGCCCTGGAACTCGCCCTTGGTGCGGCCCTTGTGGCTGGCTGGCGTCTTCGGCACAGTCTTTACGCCGCCGCCGCCCTCATGCTGTTGTTCATCGTCGCCGTGCTCTGGGCTTGGCAGGCCGGAACAACCGAGGACTGCGGCTGCTTCGGCTCCCTTGTCAAGCGCTCCCCCTCGGAAGGACTGGTGGAAGACCTCGCCATCCTGGCGGTCATAGCCATTTCCTGGCTCTGTGTGCGGAAAGCCCCGTCCGACGGTTCCCTTCCCAGGTTTCTGGTCGTGGTTGCCGCCGGTCTCGCCGGAATTTTTTTGCCCTTCGCCTTCGGCTTTTCCCCTTCGGCGGTTCTGAATCCGCCCTTGCCCGGAGCCCCGCTTCCGGCCTTTGTCCTCTCCGCCCCCAATTCCCCTGATCTGCACAAGGGGGACTACCTCCTTTTCGTCATGGAAACCGGCTGCGACCACTGCCGGAGCGACATCCCGGCTGTAAACGAAATTGCGCGGACACCGGGTCTCCCGCAGGTAGTGGCGCTTTGCCCCAACAGCCCTGCGGAGGTCGTCCGGTTCGTGTCACTTTTCGCTCCGCCCTTTTCGCTTTTCATGGTGAGCCAGCAGGATTTTTCAGCGCTTCTGGGCTCAGCGCCAACCACCCCGCGCTACCTTCTCGTCAGGGACGGCAGGATTCTGAAAAACTGGGACGGGCGCGCACCCACCATAGCGGAGCTATCCGCGAAATAA